A window of Phycobacter azelaicus contains these coding sequences:
- a CDS encoding ABC transporter ATP-binding protein produces MALELRNVTKRVGAIEHIKDTSLVLDSGHFNVLLGATGSGKTSLIKLMAGLDPIADGTVWMDGQDVTRLSTQKRNISLVHQFFINYPHMTVFDNIASPLKVAGMAKSEIEGRVEEAADILQLRPMLHRRPHELSGGQQQRTALARAIAKESRAVFLDEPLANLDYKLREELRDQLPDLFAGRGAVVVYATSEPEEALLLGGKTALMRDGRVTQFGATADIYRDPANVEAARVFSDPPINTAEIQKEGNMAHLTRDVSWALDGAAADLRDGTYTIAIRPHHVLPSAGAGTSVRIAGRVQVTELSGSESSAHFDLGLTGSNDSWVSLSAGVHPYEVGEMHDFYMDPSAAYVFAPDGSRVA; encoded by the coding sequence ATGGCACTTGAACTTAGAAACGTGACCAAGCGCGTCGGCGCGATCGAGCACATCAAGGACACATCCCTGGTGCTGGACAGCGGTCACTTCAACGTCCTTCTGGGCGCTACTGGATCAGGTAAGACCTCGCTTATCAAGCTGATGGCAGGCCTTGATCCGATCGCCGACGGCACCGTCTGGATGGATGGGCAGGACGTCACCCGCCTCAGCACCCAGAAACGCAACATCAGCCTGGTGCATCAGTTTTTCATCAACTACCCGCACATGACGGTCTTCGACAACATCGCCTCCCCCCTGAAGGTCGCAGGCATGGCCAAGTCGGAAATCGAAGGCCGCGTAGAAGAAGCCGCCGATATCTTGCAGCTGCGCCCGATGCTGCACAGGCGTCCGCACGAACTGTCGGGTGGTCAGCAGCAGCGCACCGCCCTCGCCCGCGCCATCGCAAAGGAAAGCCGCGCGGTTTTCCTGGATGAGCCGCTTGCGAACCTCGATTACAAACTGCGCGAAGAGTTGCGCGACCAGCTTCCTGATCTCTTTGCAGGGCGCGGCGCGGTAGTGGTCTATGCAACTTCCGAACCGGAAGAGGCGCTGTTGCTGGGCGGCAAGACCGCCCTGATGCGCGATGGACGCGTGACCCAGTTCGGTGCAACGGCAGATATCTACCGTGATCCGGCCAATGTGGAGGCCGCACGGGTATTCTCGGACCCGCCCATCAATACCGCCGAAATACAGAAAGAAGGCAACATGGCCCACCTGACGCGGGATGTCTCCTGGGCACTCGATGGCGCGGCGGCGGATCTGCGCGATGGCACCTACACCATCGCCATTCGCCCCCATCACGTGCTGCCCTCTGCGGGCGCAGGCACTTCGGTGCGCATCGCGGGCCGCGTTCAGGTGACCGAACTTTCAGGATCAGAGAGCAGCGCGCATTTTGACCTCGGCCTGACCGGATCAAACGACAGCTGGGTCAGCCTTTCGGCGGGTGTTCATCCTTACGAGGTCGGTGAAATGCATGATTTCTATATGGATCCTTCGGCGGCCTATGTCTTTGCCCCCGATGGCTCCCGCGTGGCGTGA